Genomic window (Gymnogyps californianus isolate 813 chromosome 2, ASM1813914v2, whole genome shotgun sequence):
GCCACTACAGTATCTCAGGATGAACTTCATCTTAAAGGTAAGCAATATGGTTTGACCACAACTCACAGTAGCAGCGAAAggataaaaggatttttaaaaacagagatgcATTAATAAGTGTTTTCTGGTAAAAAGACCTACTGCCACTTCAAAAACctaaaaggcaaagagaaacaaacctAAAAAATCCACACCCACAACAAGACAGCTGAGAAAAAGGATCAGGAACACTCTACAGGGTTGTAATCTGCAGTACTATTAGAAAAACTTTAGTACAGATATTAGATACCTGATGTTCTTTACAGTATTTGCTATAGAAAGTAAGAAGACATAactcagcagctgcagccccaaCTGACATGCACCTCTGAAGAAGTCAAACTCATACATGAGATATACAAACACACCTGTAATCTGTGTAGACAATGTATCTTAAAGAATCctttaggaaactgaaaaaagaacacTAGAAAACCAAATGGTACCAAGATGAACTAGACCATATGCTCCTTTCAAACATCTACCCCGAAACAGATGACCATCATTACACCACATATACACAAACTCATATACACCTCCAATGCTACAAGAATGCCCATTGAGACTATAAATAATTATACAGGTACAATCTACCTGGTTATATTAATAACAAGTGACTATCCAAAGACTGTGGTAACTAATTTCAAGTGTATCTatgaattcagaaaatattctatATTTTTATGGAGTATTTCATTCCTGTATCAAACcctaataaaaatatgaatctAAACTCCACAACATTTAAATTGGGGAAAGCTTGGAATACTAACTTAAATATATTAGAGATGAGATAAACTTTCTGCATAGAATTCCAAGCACAAAAGAATGCAATATGCTAGGCACTTACACATATGTATTACTTTCCCACAGGCTTCAAAATACAACCACACAATTAAAAGTTTGTACAGAACTCATCACCATAAATAACAATTGCATTTAATTCCTAAATGGATGTAGATAAATATCTTAATCATCtatgtaaggaaaaaagattcggcggggtgtgtgtgtgtgtgtttgtgtatttatatacacacaccaaGACATATGCTTTAAACTCAAACAGCCAATTTTTCAAGTCTACGTGATTTTCAGATGTAATGTATTGCCCATTACTACTTTATAGTGTATTTATAATCTATTCATCACacattagttttgttttcacactAGTAACCTGACTACCATTTTATCACAGTTCAGACTCTGGCCACTAGACAGATCATGTTCTCTGGATTTGGTTTACTGATCTGAAACACTGGAGGGGCAGAATTTAAACACCAAAAGCCGTACTTAGATCACAAAAGAGAAGAACCATCAGTTTTAGCCCTAATACATTTCCAGCAAGAAGAgtcataaaagagaaaagaatgggGGATGGGGGCAAGGACATACTCTAGGACTGCATGGAGAGGAAGCATGAAATAAGCATCAGAACAAAGCCGCCCACTAAGTCTAAAAATGCAAGGAGGAagaattttcaggaaaaaacaaaaacaaaaacacaacaggtggtggagggaggaaaggcacAAAATATATTGGAAAACAGGAGGATTAAAGTCACGTGATACCTGGGTAACACTCTTTGAGCAAATCTCCAAAACACCCCACAATTTGGGGAGTTTATTAGGTATATGCATCTCTCCCCACCCGACTCCTACATTATCCAggttttctaatttatttccaaagccGTAATTCAAAATGGCAAGGAAAACCTGATTCTAGAGACTCCTTACAAAATGGTGGTGAACttttaaagttgtttctttGTCAAAAACTACGTCACTTTATATAAGATGATGACATTTAATGTACTGACTGATCAAAATTCAAGAGTTAAGTTACATTCTAACTACATAAACACCAGTCTTCCAGTCTGAAGAACCCAATATAAAGAGAGATGCTAACCAATAGTATTCCAATTAAAAACCAATTAACACCACATCAAGTTTTCTTAGAGTCAGGTCCTCAATTCTGTAATTCAGGCTCTGTAAAATGTAATCTGCCACTTGCTGACAAGATGTAGAGGTGATTAGTCCGAGAGTTTTGCCAAGCATGAGCAGATGCATCAGTGGGGGCAGGCTGGGTATTTTTTGGATGGGAAATGGCAGTTCAAACAAGAATTCATAACATCCTAggattttaaatgcaaacattttaactAACCACTTCCCACCACCACACCTGTACTAGAAAAAATTTGGAATGTAATATTTATAtcaacatatttaattttaaaaatccagatcTTCAGATTCAACTTAAACCCTACACAATACTGGTTTCTAAACCTTCATATTTCTAAAATCATAATTACATACCAAGGTAGCATTCGCATAAATTTGAGATGCAGTACGCTACTGCTagcaataaatacaaataaacattCTATGTAGCAAATAAAGAGATAAAAGTGAAGATGGGCTGTTACCATCAAACTAGACCATGATGTAAAGTATGGATGACCTAACGATATTCTGGATTTTCTGAGCCAAGTTTAAAATTTCTAGAAGCAAGTTTGTCAAAATAAACATACCAAGATGTGCTGAACCACTGCTACTTTTACTTTGTATAGAGGTACTGCATGTCTGGGTCCCAGGTTGTGCTGTGCCTGTTCGATTTACACCCCTGTATAATTTCCTACAGGAGAGTTCGTCATTGTCACTGTCATGTAGGGATGGTGTCCGAGGCCTAAAATGCCGCCATCTACATGATTTGATATTGACTAGTATCTGACTGAGGTCTTTCGAGAAAGATTTGTCCGAGGTATTTGTTTCTGAGGTATTGGCAAATTGACTGATTGAAGAGTGTTGTGatgaggaaaacatttccaaatccAGCTGATGAAATGTATTATCGTAGTCCGAATGCGCTCTGTCTAGTAGTACCctaaaaacaggaaaacaatgcAGAATTATACAGCGGCAAGACAATACCAAGAAAGTCACCAGTTTGCCATGTGTGCTTGGGGATGACAAAGGGAtagaagtaaaagaaattacacaAAACTGTTCTAGAACAAgcaacccccccaccccccaaacaGACACAGAATGTACGActatgtattattttacattaagtAGTACATTTAGGTTTCTCTTCACATGTATATTCCAGCTTTTACTGTTTGAACAGCCGAGGTACATCGTCATATATATAATAAGACActgcaacaatttttttttttttattttttaaatcaggctGGAAGATAAGAGTTCcacaatgcaaagaaaaaaaaaaaaccaccagagaATAAAATTGCTTAGTAACTAAAAAGCGATTCAAATGCCCTCCTAAAGTAACTTCAGTTCAAAAGCCTTACTTCCACAAATACTGAATATACCTACAACCATCTCAATGCAGCGGGGATGTCACACATTAACTTCCAAATCCCCTTGCAAATTCCCTAAGAGCCTTCAGCTCCCATTCTGATTTTGCCGATATGCCAATCTGACTTGGTAACACGTGAAGAGGTTCTAAGCATTAATCTGAAAGCCAAACCACGTTCTTACATTggtattaaattaaaatttaataccAATGTACCATTTTCTTAAAGACATCGTataatatttaagaaacagCACTTATACACTGAACAATTTATAAATTGTTTTTGATACAAGATACTTCAGGCATTTTGCTTCTAAGCAAGTCCTTAATTCTTTGGTATTTTTGACAACGTTTGAAATTTAACAGTTATTGTCACTTGTAAGTATTCCTCCCAGAATTCTCCTCTACAACTGGCAAATCACCAAATACAGTCcaaattcagaaaagcattttctgaaaaacgtgatttttgctatttttaaatactactATTTGAAGACAACTATGCAAATCATTTAAATACAAACCATCAGTCACAACTGAAAAACATACATGTATTTTCACCTCAGAACTTGGGAGTGCCAGCAATAAAACATTCTAGAAACATTTAAGAACAGTATTAAACTGGCTTCCActactacaaaataaaaatggagacaTCAATCATCTAAGGAAATCAAATGGAATTATCTAAAAAGTCAATCCCTCTGATGCCTCcatttttgagttttgttttttttttttaaactttgttcttttaaaagatgtcttactgattgttttttttgtttgtttggttttggtttattggtttttagtctttttaaaaccagcaacaaTTATGTAGCACTTACCTTCCACCACGGCCAACCCGTCTTCgtgcaaacccaatacacctcTGGGGTACAGTGAGGGTGGTTAAGCAGTATCTGTAACGCACATCTCCTAATCTTCCCTCTTTAGGGCTACTCCATGGCCAGTTGCCAGGCTGGTCTAAATGaggcttaaaataattttaaacaattaaacaCAAGACATTTTCCCACAACAATGCTCTGGTTTATGATACATAAGGAAATTCTACTTACAGCATAGTACTGACAGCCTGCTTTCCTACGGAAGGCAAAAGGACCGTCAGgatcattttcttcctcagcctCCGAAGAACCAGACAAAACCTTTAAAGAGGGGATGGGGGGTGTATGAAGAAAGATACTAGTAAATTCGTTAGTTTTACTTCTATTCGTTCCCCAAGAGCAGCATAGAACTCTAGAGCTCCTACCTGGGAGAGAGGTTCTTCATCCGAGCTAGGAAAATCATACTGATTCAAATCTTTAGCATTAAAGACTGGCAGTGCAGCAGGACTTGTCTGTTGAGGAGTAGCAGCAGCAGACGAAGGTAAGACTTTTGGCTTCTTTTCATACTTTCTTTTGGGTCTAATAACATCAGGTTTATCttgctgcaagaaaaaaagcagcataaagttacacacacacaagcaaactAGATTAAAACAGGAGTTTTAGAAAACTCCTATGTAAGCAAGCGAAAAAGTGAACTCATCTCTCCACCATCTTGATCGCAAAACAAGCAGTCATTTAATGAatatctgtatttcatttccagTAATTGAAACGTGTAACAGACAATGTGGAATCAAGCACTGTTTGCTCAATCCATGCCAGATAAAACACTAGCGGTTAAGATAACCGTACTACTTTGGAGAATTAGACTAAAATATATACAACGATCTCCATGAGgcaccatttttattttctaacgTTTTAAATTAATAGGCATTTACGCAGTGTTAGAGAATTACTAAGTACCAAACAACgctttaaaggcaaaaaatagaAGTTAGACTTCTCAAAGATATCTAGACTCTCAGAGAATCCtctaaaaattaaacacatttccCCATAGTATGCAAATTCAAGTTTAAGTGCATTTCTCAAGTATctaagaaacagatttctctcATGCTGCGAGACACTGCATCGACTCAACATCACTAATGGGTAAGTACACTCCAGCAATCTCAACTACAACGCTCTGTATCCATGGAAGTATTCACTGATTCAAGCCACCTTGTCAGATTCAGAACAGCCTTTGGACATTCTTCAGTTATAAGAAGTCTTTGTGTAGAATTCAAATTATACCTCAGCATTTCTCCTGTGTTACCTGACCTATTTAATATGCTCAGTTGTTGGCACTGTAGCTATGCTTTGTATGACAAAATTAaagcctgcaggaaaaaaagtgctggTCAGCTTTCTAAATCAAATAAGAGTATTTGATActtttcttaaatacaaaaccagacaaatatATACAGCATGCTGGGAATATCAGTGGAtcatatttagaaaaaacaaaacaaaaaaaacccctccagaTTAAAATAACTACATGAATTTAGAACAAGATATGGGTTTTACCTCATTAGTGCTACCTTTGTCCAATATCTAGGTAATAAATATAGTTTTGTTCAGGATATCCTAACTTTATGGACAGTATTAGAGAAAAAAGTTCACATCCCCGAGAATAAGAATACAACTGCATGTGTCCTTTTGTCTATAGTTCGTCTAgacttcctttatttctgtcttgagGAAAGGCAGTAGTCTACATGTTATCATCATAACTCCAACagaacaaagcattttattcCAATTGCAGCTTTGCTAGTCTACTTCCAGTTTCAaaaagcttcccccccccccccccccatcctaAGGGGATATGCTGTATCTTGCATACATAACAGCGTGAACTAGCAACTCGGTTACTGACATTACTCACTTTAACTTTAAATTCTTTCAGTTCCATAGCTTCTTGGTGTTTAAAAGGACTGCTGTTAGTCACAGGAATGATGGGAATAGCATAGGTAGGTTTAATTGGCTGCCGTTGTGCTATGACCTCAGACATGATCTCTCCACTGTAGTCACCCAAATTATacctgaaaacagaatttatttttttttttaatttgttggaACATTTACAATGTATGTCTGGTACAAAATTGCACAACACAGAGAAACACAGACTAATACTTGCAAGTTGGAGTAAAGGGACACCCAGGATGACAGTAAGAAGTACAGAAAGTATTGTTCCAGAACAGGGGACTAATAACATGGAAACTTCATTGTGATGACTAATGctgacaaataaataaaaggataaaTACCCTGTAAAGCCTGTAAAACATCTCCAAAAGATAATAATgtaaaggaaagaagcagaaactagaaggaaagaacaggaaagtGTTTCCCTCCCCCCTTCACCTGGGGACaggtaacatttaaaaagatacGTTTATTACCCAAAAGGTTTTAAACAGTGAGGCAGAGTGCCTTACTCATCAATCCTCCCTCTTCTGTGCTATGGAATAGCTTCACAACAAGCAGATCCATGAAACATATTACATTTCAAGTCCTGTGGAAAGTGCTGAGTTGAAGTGCAGTTTTCCATTCTGAGGGAGGCATTAAAGTCTTTCCTCAGctcattttcttgaaaaagctACTGGAAAATCTTCGAGATTACTCCCCTCcctatttctgctgaaaatggtCAGTACTTGAAAAAAGTGCCCCTGGTAGAGACATTCAACTTGTCTCCCTAAGAAGCCAGACTAAAAAGTTAGTTTTAGAGCTTTAATATACTGACtcaaaacttttgttttcaaacatgGATGCTTAAGCTAGAGAAGTCTATTCAGATTTTAAGTATCAACCTAAAGAACAACTCCACATTGCAAATGTGATTCTCAGTTGATTGGGAAAGTGACAGTTGACACAGCACAGCATTTGGTTTTCAGCACAGCTGACAAACAAGATGTCAGAAGAAGCGCTAGTTGGAGATGACTCACAGAACAACATTTTATACTGTGTGAAATGCTTGTTTTCCTCAACTGGGTATTAGATCaagctttgctaaaaaaaaaccagcactaatgaagaaaaagaatggtAATGATTGGAAATGGCCTTAAAATTAGCTCGGATTTCCTTAATCTACGTATTTAACACAAATTTCCAAACGAATTTACCTGAAACTATGATCTCTCTTCCTGTATAATATACAggatatatacatacatttgaATACATGTACACATGTAATAAAACAATGTAGATTAGTGTGACAGGTCACTTTCCCATAACAAGTAACTTcctaacattttattttgctctccACAGGCATATATGAAAATATGCTATCCTGTAAACGTGAGAAGGTCTAAatacttactttaaaaatctctcaCTGTTTTAAGTATTTGCAGGAATCAAAATACAACGTAGTTTCcaaagctttctgcagcaaattTTCAACAAACATTACCTCTTTTCCATAATTTCCAGTGTTAAATGCAGCAactctctcttgcttttttccctcctctttatCATCTCCAGGATGGTTACTGCACGACTCAGATCTCGACGCAGCTTAAGCATCTTCTCATAAGATGCCTCATCGTTTTTTCGATTCTGTAGATACATAGTGTATGTTTCCCCacatcatttaaattaaataatctgaattaaagttctaaatatttatgtatatatacaaaaataattacatgctaaaacagagaaagcctaCAGCACCGTAAGTAGGCTTAGCAGTAGATttagtgaaaaaataatgaacacaAACTTTCATTCAATAGctgtttcttttatgtttttaccCTTGCAAATTGAAACAAAAGAACACCCCAACTTTTATTGTTTCATACTACACAGCAGAATTGTTTCTTCATATAAGCTACTTTTtgagaaggggagaaggaagagaaagaaagcaggaggaggtaCTGATCTACTTACTTTTCGTGTCTGCATCTTTTCTGTTCGTCTTCTAAAAGCAACATAAGGGTCGTTTGTGCTGGAACCATCTCGCTTCTCTTGTTTCACTGCTGGGATAAGAGAGGGACCTCgacagtttttcctctttttaatccAGTACTCATACACTTCTCTGATCAATTCATCATCTTCCTTCAGCAACAGCTTGGCCTCTTGCAGGCTGACTGGCTAAATGTAAAACCCAGCATGTCACTTTCATATAGCAATATATAGAATGCATATTTCAAATTCTTTATTCAAAGTACCGTTGTACCTGCTGACCGCTGCCCTTTTCTAGTCTGTCTATCATCTCCTCAAATTGCAAAGGAGAGATGTCCATTCTTTTCTTCAACTTATTCACAAAGATCTCATCTTCTGAATCCAAGTCATAATCCGGTTGCTCAGCATCCAAACTAAAAGCTAAATGATAGAGTGAAAGTTAAAGTTAGTTTcactacagaaatgttttgctctAATAGCAGTTTCTGGAGTACACACCAGATTCTtccaaagacaaaaccaaaattatttgtttgaatGTTGTAGTAACGCTACTTCTAAGTTATATCTagttttttcttgaaaaaaattacaccacTAAAAGTCAGGAATAAAAGCTGATGTCTATTTGACTGTGCTTTTGTTAACCAATGAAAGCTTACTAGTGGTCAAACCAGCCAGCAGATTCCTACCTTTTAGTAAGAAATTTTTAGATCGGTCAAAATTTTCAATGGTGTCCAGTATTCTGCAGTTTTATGTATCATATTATCAACAGTTAAGACTTCAGCCCAAACACACTTCAAAGGTACTTCTACAAAAGTCTGTGCAGACTGTATTACAATGACCTTATACCTATTCTCATCAATGATTTTTGTGATGTAGATGCGTCAGACTAAACTGGCCCAGCACGGTCTACCCTATGTAGCAAGGAATCTTCAAACACAAGTAATGTTTTGCAGAACACAAAcaactgttctgttttccatAATATCCTACAAAAATGCAGCAATCTGCATTCAAAACAAGATCTCCCTAGTTCTCATGCCTCATTCAAGTTGTTTTAGTTAAGAGACACAAATTTCTTCCCAAGTGCACATTTGGAAACACATTGTGAAAAGCATCActtgcttttaataaataaataggtaGAATACAATGCAGCTGAAAATCACCATTTTGGCTGTTAGACCGCTAgataaggaaaagaagaatgaaaaagtgtAACCTTAATACCAGCATGGAAGACTGCTAGTATAAGTCTCTTCATTTGCTTAGGAGCAGAGCAACATGCTCTAATCTACCTGATCTTCcacctgatctagtggaagttgtccctgctcattgcagggggggctggactagatgacctttaaaggtcccttccaacccaaactattctatgattctaatacTTTAAGCCATCACTGAAGCTCGGACTAATACAGAAGTCTAACTTTTAACCAAAGTTAGTTAGGCATGAGATCTGTTTACATAGCACAGatactactttttaaattctacTAATTACACCATGCAACAGAATTCTGCAacagattatattttttataatgttttcaaaagttaTCTGAAGTAATGTGGTGCTCACATCAAGGGTCACATCCATACAGAACAGCTGCTATCttccaacaaaaacaaaatcccaacACATTTGCAAGTCATTGGTGATATCAAAACCCACCTACTTTTAGATGCAGAATACTTCCATCCAGGCATAGGcaaatactactactactgcCGTTTCTGCTTGGCTTCCCAATCCACTCTACTGTCATTTTATCCTGGTTAAGCTTCAGGGGACAGGTACTCTGTTTCTTAACTACGTATTATATATTCTCCTCTTCAAGTAGATTTGTGTCTGTCCTTGCTAACGAACCTGAATTCCCCTGCAAGCTGTAGCTACTGAGCGTTATAGAGAGCAGAAACAGGCCTTTGAGATTGCTAAGTTTAAAGTATCAACATATAGACATAGACTCAAGAAGGACACCCATCTATTTCTTGATCAAGAACTAAATATACCTCTTCAGTAAGAAGTATGTATTCCTTTACGTgttggaaaaaattaattctcagAAGTCAGTCTTGATGCGAGCTCAACAGACATTTATCTCTCGAACTACTAGCAAAATAAAGTTCTCTGTGTAgacttctgtcctgg
Coding sequences:
- the EPC1 gene encoding enhancer of polycomb homolog 1 isoform X1 — translated: MSKLSFRARALDASKPLPVFRCEDLPDLAEYASINRAVPQMPTGMEKEEESEHHLQRAISAQQVYGEKRDNMVIPVPEAESNIAYYESIYPGEFKMPKQLIHIQPFSLDAEQPDYDLDSEDEIFVNKLKKRMDISPLQFEEMIDRLEKGSGQQPVSLQEAKLLLKEDDELIREVYEYWIKKRKNCRGPSLIPAVKQEKRDGSSTNDPYVAFRRRTEKMQTRKNRKNDEASYEKMLKLRRDLSRAVTILEMIKRREKSKRELLHLTLEIMEKRYNLGDYSGEIMSEVIAQRQPIKPTYAIPIIPVTNSSPFKHQEAMELKEFKVKQDKPDVIRPKRKYEKKPKVLPSSAAATPQQTSPAALPVFNAKDLNQYDFPSSDEEPLSQVLSGSSEAEEENDPDGPFAFRRKAGCQYYAPHLDQPGNWPWSSPKEGRLGDVRYRYCLTTLTVPQRCIGFARRRVGRGGRVLLDRAHSDYDNTFHQLDLEMFSSSQHSSISQFANTSETNTSDKSFSKDLSQILVNIKSCRWRHFRPRTPSLHDSDNDELSCRKLYRGVNRTGTAQPGTQTCSTSIQSKSSSGSAHLESETSLGLVHQILNHTDGSKSLQSSEFTAFTAEQYQQHQQQLALMQKQQLAQIHQQQANSNSSANTSQNLETNQQESGFRLNLHHSHSVKCLEGTLQGFVSKTLDSVSAQFAASALVTSEQLMGFKMKDDVVLGIGVNGILQASGVYKGLHLSSTTPTALVHTSSSSTAGSALLQPSNITQTSSSHSALSHQVTAANSATTQVLIGNNIRLTVPSSVATVNSITTLNARHIPRTLSAVPSSALKLAAATNCQVPKVPASSSVDAVPRENHETEKPALNNIADNTVAMEVT
- the EPC1 gene encoding enhancer of polycomb homolog 1 isoform X2, which gives rise to MSKLSFRARALDASKPLPVFRCEDLPDLAEYASINRAVPQMPTGMEKEEESEHHLQRAISAQQVYGEKRDNMVIPVPEAESNIAYYESIYPGEFKMPKQLIHIQPFSLDAEQPDYDLDSEDEIFVNKLKKRMDISPLQFEEMIDRLEKGSGQQPVSLQEAKLLLKEDDELIREVYEYWIKKRKNCRGPSLIPAVKQEKRDGSSTNDPYVAFRRRTEKMQTRKNRKNDEASYEKMLKLRRDLSRAVTILEMIKRREKSKRELLHLTLEIMEKRYNLGDYSGEIMSEVIAQRQPIKPTYAIPIIPVTNSSPFKHQEAMELKEFKVKQDKPDVIRPKRKYEKKPKVLPSSAAATPQQTSPAALPVFNAKDLNQYDFPSSDEEPLSQVLSGSSEAEEENDPDGPFAFRRKAGCQYYAPHLDQPGNWPWSSPKEGRLGDVRYRYCLTTLTVPQRCIGFARRRVGRGGRVLLDRAHSDYDNTFHQLDLEMFSSSQHSSISQFANTSETNTSDKSFSKDLSQILVNIKSCRWRHFRPRTPSLHDSDNDELSCRKLYRGVNRTGTAQPGTQTCSTSIQSKSSSGSAHLAFTAEQYQQHQQQLALMQKQQLAQIHQQQANSNSSANTSQNLETNQQESGFRLNLHHSHSVKCLEGTLQGFVSKTLDSVSAQFAASALVTSEQLMGFKMKDDVVLGIGVNGILQASGVYKGLHLSSTTPTALVHTSSSSTAGSALLQPSNITQTSSSHSALSHQVTAANSATTQVLIGNNIRLTVPSSVATVNSITTLNARHIPRTLSAVPSSALKLAAATNCQVPKVPASSSVDAVPRENHETEKPALNNIADNTVAMEVT
- the EPC1 gene encoding enhancer of polycomb homolog 1 isoform X7 — its product is MSKLSFRARALDASKPLPVFRCEDLPDLAEYASINRAVPQMPTGMEKEEESEHHLQRAISAQQVYGEKRDNMVIPVPEAESNIAYYESIYPGEFKMPKQLIHIQPFSLDAEQPDYDLDSEDEIFVNKLKKRMDISPLQFEEMIDRLEKGSGQQPVSLQEAKLLLKEDDELIREVYEYWIKKRKNCRGPSLIPAVKQEKRDGSSTNDPYVAFRRRTEKMQTRKNRKNDEASYEKMLKLRRDLSRAVTILEMIKRREKSKRELLHLTLEIMEKRYNLGDYSGEIMSEVIAQRQPIKPTYAIPIIPVTNSSPFKHQEAMELKEFKVKQDKPDVIRPKRKYEKKPKVLPSSAAATPQQTSPAALPVFNAKDLNQYDFPSSDEEPLSQVLSGSSEAEEENDPDGPFAFRRKAGCQYYAPHLDQPGNWPWSSPKEGRLGDVRYRYCLTTLTVPQRCIGFARRRVGRGGRVLLDRAHSDYDNTFHQLDLEMFSSSQHSSISQFANTSETNTSDKSFSKDLTFTAEQYQQHQQQLALMQKQQLAQIHQQQANSNSSANTSQGFVSKTLDSVSAQFAASALVTSEQLMGFKMKDDVVLGIGVNGILQASGVYKGLHLSSTTPTALVHTSSSSTAGSALLQPSNITQTSSSHSALSHQVTAANSATTQVLIGNNIRLTVPSSVATVNSITTLNARHIPRTLSAVPSSALKLAAATNCQVPKVPASSSVDAVPRENHETEKPALNNIADNTVAMEVT